The segment GGTGCCGATGAACTGCAGGCTGTGCAGCTCGTCGGCCAGGTCGCGCACCGGCACGAGCAGTACACCTCGCCAGACCCGCAGCCCGAACGGCTGCACACCCTTGCGGGCGAGGTAAGGGTAGTCGGCCAGTGCTGGTGCGGCGGCGGCCCACAAACGGGCTGCGGTTGCGCGGGCGGCGGCGTTGCGGTCTGCAGTCTCGCGGTCTCGTTCGGCCTGAGCCGCCCGGTTGCGCTCGTGCAGAGTCTGGCGTTCCACGTCAGTGAGCGCTCGCGAAAGCTCGCATCGCCAGGTCTGCCAGCCGAGCCCGTCGCGCCAGTTTTCCAGTCCGCCAGCGGGGATGCCGTCCAGGTGCAGCAGATAGGCCGCATCGCCCCGGCCGTTCCGGCCGGCGGCATGGCAGCGGTGCAGTCGACCGTCGGCGAGGAGGGGCTCGGGCGGCACGATGTCGCGGGCGCGCAGTGCGGCGCGGAACTGGTCGAGCACCCGGGCGACATCGGGCACCGATGGGGGCAGGCCGCGCTGCGGCGGCAGTGGCGTGAACATGGCGCCCCCCTCAGCGGCTGGGGGCCGTGCCGGGCCGCGCGACCCGGGTTCGCGCGGTGATCCAGGCGGTGACGTCGGATTCCAGCCAGCCCACGGCGCGTGCGCCGAGCGACACTGGCCGCGGAAACAGGCCGTCCTGGATGTACTGGTATAGCGTGCTGCGCGACAGCCCGGTGCGCGCTTCGACCTGCGGCCGACGAAGGATGACGGGGCTGCTCGGTGTTGCGTGTTTCATGGTCGTGTACTCCCGTAGTCGAGGGAGGCCCGCCGGGACGGTCATCGTCGCGGAGAGGTGGGCCTATTCAGGCATACGGATTTCCGCGCCGAAGTGTCGGGGTACCCTGCAAATATTTTCGGCAGACGATCGCAGCAGGCGGCGCGCGCCGGTCGCTGGCGGAAGCCACGAGTCACGGCGGCGGCGGTGTCCGCACTGCGGATGCGCGCGGTCGGCGAGGGCGGTAGCCTCTGCAGCAATTCCCGTTGGCTGAGTCAGCCCGCTTGATGCCCGTCACGCATTGCCCGCCCGCAGTTCGGGCACCTGAGCCGGCAAGTCTCCCGAGAGCCGGCTGCCGCAAGGCAGGAGAATGCGTCGACCCCTGCGCCAGCCGCCGAGCCCATCGGCCGGCTGCGGCAATCCTTCAGCGGCCAGCCGCTGCGCCAGCGATGCGCGCCGTCACTACGCGGCGCGCCGGTAGTGACGGCGCGTCCAGAACTGCGCCCAGCAAGCGATTGCGGGGTGCAGGCGCAAGTGACGGACCCAAGTGACGGGCTCCCTGCCGCAGCCGGTATCCCCGGCAATTTGTTCCCGATGACCCCGCCACAAGCGGGATTCGTCGTGCAGGCGCCCAACGGTCTGATCGACCTGGCGCAACCCCCCGAGCCCCGGGGCGCCGCTCACGCGGCAGGGGCTCGATCGGTGGACCGACTCGCCACAGCGAGCGTCACCGAGGCCAAGGCCGTGCCGGGCAGGCCAGGAAGGAGGAAGTCGGCACAACAGCGGGAGTGGTGTCCCGCGTCCGCAGTGGTTCCCGATTCGCTCAGGCGATCGGGACGGACAGAAACACTTACCTGAATGAACGACACCAACGAGGCTGCGGCGGCAGGCTGGCCGGGGCAGGGCTGACCGGCTATGGGATGCTTTCCGTGAGAATGACCGTTACCCTTCGGCGTTCGGCGGCACCATGCCTGCCGTCGACGCCGGATAGGCAGTTACCCAGGAAACGGACAACACGTGTTCGAACAGACCTTCAAGAACATCGACGACATCCTGCACAAGGATGCCGGTTGCACCAGCGAGCTTGACTACACCGAGCAGTCGTCCTGGTTGCTGTTCCTCAAGTACCTCGACGCGCTGGAGGCTGACCGGGCCGCCGAAGCTGAGCTCGAAGGCCGGCGCTACGGCTACATCCTGGCCGAGGCCTATCGCTGGGAGCGCTGGGCCGCGCCGAAGAACGCCGAGGGCCGACTGGACCACAACGCCGCCGTCACCGGTGACGACCTGCGTGACTTCGTGGATGGTCAGCTCTTCCCGTACCTCGCCGGCTTCAAGCAGCGGGCCAGCGGCCCCAACACCATCGAATACAAGATCGGCGAGGTGTTCGGCGAGATCAAGAACAAGATCCAGAGCGGCTACAACCTGCGCGATGTAATCGATCTGGTGGACGAGCTGCGCTTTCGCTCGCAGACCGAGAAGCATGAGCTCTCGCACCTGTACGAAGCCAAGATCAAGAACATGGGCAATGCCGGGCGCAACGGCGGCGAGTACTACACGCCGCGCCCGCTGATCCGCGCCATGATCCGCGTGCTGGACCCGAAGATCGGCGAGCGCATCTACGACGCCGCCTGCGGCTCGGCCGGCTTCCTGTGCGAGGCCTTCGAGTACCTGAGCCAGAAGGCCGCCACCACCGACGACCTGGCCACGCTGCAGACGCGCACCTTCTATGGCAAGGAGAAGAAGAGCCTGGCCTACGTGATCGGCGTGATGAACATGATCCTGCACGGGATCGAGGCGCCGAACATCGTCCACACCAACACGCTGGGCGAAAATCTCAACGACATCCAGGACCGCGACCGCTACGAGGTGATTCTCGCCAACCCGCCCTTCGGCGGCAAGGAACGCAAGGAGGTACAGCAGAACTTCCCGATCAAGACTGGCGAGACGGCGTTCCTCTTCCTGCAGCACTTCATCAAGGCGTTGAAGGCTGGCGGGCGTGCGGCGATCGTCATCAAGAACACCTTCCTGAGCAACACTGACAACGCGAGCACCTCCTTGCGCAAGCTGCTGCTGGAGAGCTGCAACCTGCACACGGTGCTGGATTGCCCAGGCGGCACCTTCCAGGGCGCAGGCGTGAAGACCGTGGTGCTGTTCTTCGAGAAGGGCGCGCCCACGCGCCGTGTGTGGTTCTACCAGCTCGACCCCGGCCGCAGCCTTGGCAAGACCAACCCGCTGAACGACGACGATCTGGCGGACTTCATCTCCCGGCAAAAGACCTTTGCGGACTCGAAGCAGAGCTGGTCGGTGGACGTGAGCGGCATCGACATCGCCACCTGGGATCTGTCGGTGAAGAACCCCAACGGCGGCGGCGTGGTGGTGATGCGCACGGCGCAGGAAGTCCTCGACGAAATCGAGGCGTTGGATGCGGAGGCGGCAGAGGTGTTGAAGGGGATACGGGGGTT is part of the Rhodocyclaceae bacterium genome and harbors:
- a CDS encoding N-6 DNA methylase; the encoded protein is MFEQTFKNIDDILHKDAGCTSELDYTEQSSWLLFLKYLDALEADRAAEAELEGRRYGYILAEAYRWERWAAPKNAEGRLDHNAAVTGDDLRDFVDGQLFPYLAGFKQRASGPNTIEYKIGEVFGEIKNKIQSGYNLRDVIDLVDELRFRSQTEKHELSHLYEAKIKNMGNAGRNGGEYYTPRPLIRAMIRVLDPKIGERIYDAACGSAGFLCEAFEYLSQKAATTDDLATLQTRTFYGKEKKSLAYVIGVMNMILHGIEAPNIVHTNTLGENLNDIQDRDRYEVILANPPFGGKERKEVQQNFPIKTGETAFLFLQHFIKALKAGGRAAIVIKNTFLSNTDNASTSLRKLLLESCNLHTVLDCPGGTFQGAGVKTVVLFFEKGAPTRRVWFYQLDPGRSLGKTNPLNDDDLADFISRQKTFADSKQSWSVDVSGIDIATWDLSVKNPNGGGVVVMRTAQEVLDEIEALDAEAAEVLKGIRGLVA
- a CDS encoding AlpA family transcriptional regulator, which gives rise to MKHATPSSPVILRRPQVEARTGLSRSTLYQYIQDGLFPRPVSLGARAVGWLESDVTAWITARTRVARPGTAPSR